A region from the Aegilops tauschii subsp. strangulata cultivar AL8/78 chromosome 5, Aet v6.0, whole genome shotgun sequence genome encodes:
- the LOC141022711 gene encoding uncharacterized protein → MVGQNGNQNGHHSKLSDFQRTKPPSFSQVIDPLEADDWLRTIEKKLEIARTEEADKVPFATHYLEGAAAIWWDNAKAMWPADEEITWTKFRDHFHKYHIPAGIMKVKQREFLALTQGSLSVSEYLHKFIHLARYSLYDVATEEWKIDKFLGGLNQHLRCTLSMFDFPDFQTLVNKALITEREQKFVQDNRPANNDHKRKFEHKKDGRPVQKAHTWQQTQIEYKPNWQQNVNKTTTQVKNVVTSPVREECQRNNSCFNCGQTGHYARQCPKNGNPTAPFRPQVNHLEPYSASRAIQGQIHHLSADEAQEEPEVIIGM, encoded by the coding sequence atggttgggcagaatggaaatcagaatggtcaCCACTCCAAGttgtcagattttcagaggaccaagcctcccagttttaGTCAAGTTATCGATCCGTTGGAAGCAGATGATTGGCTAAGGACtattgagaaaaagcttgagattgctcgCACTGAAGAAGCTGACAAGGTTCCGTTTGCTACGCATTATCTTGAAGGAGctgccgctatatggtgggataatgctaaGGCTATGTGGCCCGCGGACGAAGAAATTACTTGGACTAAGTTCAGGGATCATTTCCACAAGTATCATATTCCAGCCGGGATTATGAAGGTCAAGCAGCGCGAATTTCTCGCCCTCACCCAAGGAAGCCTATCAGTAAGTGAATATCTGCACAAGTTCATCCATCTGGCCCGCTATTCTCTttatgatgtggccacagaagaaTGGAAGATCGACAAATTTCTTGGAGGACTGAATCAACACCTCAGATGTACTCTCAGCATGTTTGATTTCCCGGATTTCCAAACCTTGGTCAACAAAGCTCTCATCACAGAAAGGGAGCAGAAGTTCGTGCAAGACAACCGGCCTGCTAataatgaccacaagcgcaaattcGAGCATAAGAAGGATGGACGGCCAGTACAGAAGGCTCatacctggcagcagactcagaTTGAGTACAAACCtaattggcagcagaatgttaacaagaccactaccCAAGTAAAAAATGTCGTGACCAGCCCGGTGCGCGAAGAATGCCAGCGCAACAATTCCTGTTTTAATTGTGGGCAGaccggacattatgccagacagtgccccaagaacgGCAACCCAACCGCCCCATTCAGGCCACAAGTTAATCATCTAGAACCCTATTCAGCCTCAAGGGCCATCCAAGGGCAAATTCACCACCTCTCCGCCGACGAAGCCCAAGAAGAGCCAGAGGTCATCATtggtatgtga